The proteins below come from a single Streptomyces tubercidicus genomic window:
- a CDS encoding DUF4097 family beta strand repeat-containing protein: MPAFDTPEPLSVTVEIDLGSVRIAASKRIDTVVEVLPRDATDEADLRAAQQTKVTCSGGKLLVKGPKKRSLFGKCGSVGVTIELPTGSDVLGTSPMADFTLEGRLGECRLKTSFGDIQVDEAETVNLRTEYGDIRLDRVAGDAELVGAGRIEANEIAGAALVKNGNGETVIGEVTGALRARASNGLISVGVAHAGVDAKSANGAIRIGEVARGQVVLHAAAGDLEVGIREASAAWLEVATGVGSVHTDLGAADGPGDSAETVEVRAHTSIGDILIRRS, encoded by the coding sequence ATGCCTGCTTTCGACACACCCGAACCGCTCTCCGTCACCGTCGAGATCGACCTCGGATCCGTCCGGATCGCCGCGAGCAAGCGCATCGACACGGTCGTGGAGGTGCTGCCGAGGGACGCCACCGACGAGGCCGACCTGCGGGCCGCGCAGCAGACCAAGGTCACCTGCTCCGGCGGCAAGCTGCTCGTCAAGGGCCCCAAGAAGCGCTCCCTCTTCGGCAAGTGCGGTTCGGTCGGCGTGACCATCGAGCTGCCGACCGGCTCGGACGTCCTGGGCACCTCGCCCATGGCGGACTTCACCCTGGAAGGCCGCCTCGGCGAATGCCGCCTCAAGACCTCGTTCGGCGACATCCAGGTCGATGAGGCGGAGACCGTCAACCTGCGGACCGAGTACGGCGACATCCGGCTGGACCGGGTGGCGGGCGACGCCGAACTCGTCGGCGCGGGCCGGATCGAGGCCAATGAGATCGCGGGCGCGGCGCTGGTGAAGAACGGCAACGGCGAAACCGTGATCGGCGAGGTCACCGGCGCGCTGCGGGCGAGAGCGTCCAACGGCCTGATCTCCGTCGGCGTCGCGCACGCCGGAGTCGACGCCAAGTCCGCCAACGGCGCCATCCGGATCGGCGAAGTGGCCCGCGGCCAGGTCGTACTCCATGCCGCCGCCGGTGACCTGGAGGTCGGCATCCGGGAGGCCAGCGCCGCCTGGCTGGAGGTGGCCACCGGCGTCGGCAGTGTGCACACCGACCTCGGCGCCGCCGATGGCCCCGGCGACAGTGCCGAGACCGTCGAAGTACGCGCCCACACCAGCATCGGCGACATCCTGATCCGCCGCTCCTGA
- a CDS encoding cytochrome P450 has translation MQHEPSAPAAEQTAQEAAAQPEPVPLPLTRAAGCPFDPPAELAELREQQPLRPMRYPDGHVGWLATGHSVVRAIAADPRFSSRYELLRYPLPGGPEGALPPATLGDLTGIDAPEHTRYRRLLAGKFTVRRMRQLTARVEQITADHLDAMERQGPALDLVQAFAHPVPALMICELLGVSPSDRAAFQAHTAMLSSPEAGPEELMAAMTALAECVRELVVAKRAHPTDDLLSDLTTSDLTDDELAGIGSFLLAAGLDTTANMLGLGTFALLRNPEQAAALRGDPGLADQAVEELMRYLSIAHTGVRAALEDVELDGQLIKAGDTVTVSVEAANRDPLKFPDPDTLDLHRKATGHLAFGHGAHQCLGQQLARVEMRVAFPALFRRFPTLRLAVPPEDVPLRDAMNIRGVHRLPVTWDTSDTWGKE, from the coding sequence ATGCAGCACGAACCATCCGCACCGGCCGCCGAGCAGACCGCTCAGGAAGCAGCGGCGCAGCCCGAGCCGGTGCCACTTCCGCTGACCCGTGCCGCGGGCTGCCCCTTCGACCCGCCCGCCGAGCTGGCGGAACTGCGCGAGCAGCAGCCGCTGCGCCCGATGCGTTACCCCGACGGGCACGTGGGCTGGCTGGCCACCGGTCACTCCGTGGTCCGGGCGATAGCTGCCGACCCCCGCTTCAGTTCCCGTTACGAGCTGCTGCGCTACCCCCTCCCGGGCGGGCCCGAGGGCGCGCTGCCTCCGGCGACGCTCGGCGACCTCACCGGGATCGACGCACCGGAGCACACCCGCTACCGGCGGCTGCTCGCCGGCAAGTTCACCGTCCGGCGGATGCGCCAACTCACCGCCCGCGTCGAGCAGATCACCGCCGACCACCTCGATGCCATGGAACGCCAGGGACCGGCGCTCGACCTGGTGCAGGCGTTCGCGCACCCCGTCCCGGCGCTGATGATCTGCGAACTGCTCGGTGTGTCGCCGTCCGACCGCGCTGCCTTCCAGGCGCACACCGCGATGCTGAGCAGCCCGGAAGCCGGTCCGGAGGAGCTGATGGCCGCGATGACCGCGCTCGCGGAATGCGTCCGCGAACTGGTGGTGGCCAAGCGCGCCCACCCCACCGACGACCTGCTCAGTGATCTGACCACCAGCGATCTGACCGATGACGAACTCGCCGGTATCGGCAGCTTCCTGCTGGCCGCCGGACTCGACACCACCGCGAACATGCTCGGACTCGGCACCTTCGCCCTGCTGAGAAACCCCGAGCAGGCCGCCGCCCTGCGCGGCGACCCTGGCCTCGCCGACCAGGCTGTCGAGGAGTTGATGCGCTATCTGAGCATTGCCCACACCGGGGTTCGGGCGGCCCTGGAGGACGTCGAGCTGGACGGCCAACTGATCAAGGCCGGCGATACCGTCACCGTCTCGGTGGAGGCAGCCAACCGCGACCCGCTGAAGTTCCCCGACCCCGACACCCTCGACCTGCACCGGAAGGCGACCGGGCATCTCGCCTTCGGCCACGGCGCCCACCAGTGCCTGGGGCAGCAGTTGGCGCGGGTCGAGATGCGGGTCGCCTTCCCGGCGCTGTTCCGCCGCTTCCCGACGCTGCGGCTGGCGGTTCCGCCCGAGGACGTACCGCTGCGCGACGCCATGAACATCCGCGGGGTGCACCGGCTCCCCGTCACCTGGGACACCTCGGACACATGGGGAAAGGAGTAG
- a CDS encoding ABC transporter permease, which translates to MTTLTYAARDARTMLRRNLKHALRYPSMTISVVATPVLMLLLFTYVFGGALGTGIGGMSSGSPEYIDYLAPGIILMAATSGALVTAVGVSVDMTEGIVNRFRTMAISRASFLTGHVVGSVLQTLVSIAFVIGVALLMGFRPHATPLGWLAAAGLLTLLTLALTWVSAAIGLVAKNPETASNIPLPLQFLPFLGSAIVPPESMPTGLRWFAEYQPFTPVIETLRGLLMGTGVGTGAAIGAVAWCVGLTLLGYLWARTAFRRSANG; encoded by the coding sequence ATGACGACCCTGACCTACGCGGCCCGTGATGCCCGGACGATGCTGCGGCGCAATCTGAAGCATGCGCTGCGCTACCCCTCCATGACGATCTCGGTCGTCGCGACGCCCGTCCTGATGCTGCTGCTCTTCACCTATGTCTTCGGCGGCGCCCTGGGGACCGGTATCGGCGGGATGAGCAGCGGCAGCCCCGAGTACATCGACTATCTCGCGCCCGGCATCATCCTGATGGCCGCTACCTCGGGCGCCCTGGTCACGGCGGTCGGCGTCTCCGTCGACATGACCGAGGGCATCGTCAACCGGTTCCGCACGATGGCGATATCCCGTGCCTCGTTCCTGACCGGGCATGTCGTCGGCAGCGTCCTCCAGACGCTGGTCAGCATCGCCTTCGTCATCGGCGTCGCGCTCCTGATGGGCTTCCGCCCGCACGCCACACCGCTCGGATGGCTCGCCGCCGCCGGTCTGCTCACCCTGCTCACCCTGGCGCTGACCTGGGTGTCGGCCGCGATCGGTCTGGTGGCCAAGAACCCCGAGACCGCGAGCAACATACCCTTGCCGCTGCAGTTCCTCCCGTTCCTCGGCAGCGCCATCGTGCCTCCGGAGTCCATGCCCACCGGGCTGCGCTGGTTCGCCGAGTACCAGCCCTTCACCCCGGTCATCGAAACGCTGCGGGGCCTGCTGATGGGCACCGGTGTCGGCACCGGCGCCGCGATCGGCGCCGTGGCCTGGTGCGTCGGCCTCACACTGCTCGGCTACCTCTGGGCACGTACGGCCTTCCGCCGCAGCGCCAACGGCTGA
- a CDS encoding ATP-binding cassette domain-containing protein, translated as MTMHSPIAVTSAIEATGLAKSYGDKVVLDGIDLRIPEGTVFALLGPNGAGKTTTVQILSTLISATAGQARVAGHDLVREADAVRAAIGVTGQFSAVDNLLTARENLLLMADLHHLDRREGRRRATELLRRFELTEAATKPVVTFSGGMRRKLDLAMTLVGNPRIIFLDEPTTGLDPRSRRTMWEIIRSLVAEDGVTIFLTTQYLDEADQLADRIAVLDHGKLVAEGTADELKRRIPGGHIRLRFAEGSQLDSAAALFGATAHDSEALTLHVPGDGSIPALRAVLDALDHASIRAEELTVHTPDLDDVFLTLTGRDRSASEVNSPKESVR; from the coding sequence ATGACCATGCACTCCCCGATCGCCGTCACATCGGCGATCGAGGCCACCGGGTTAGCCAAGTCCTACGGCGACAAGGTGGTGCTCGACGGCATCGACCTGCGCATCCCCGAAGGCACGGTCTTCGCCCTGCTCGGGCCCAACGGCGCGGGCAAGACCACCACCGTGCAGATCCTCTCCACCCTCATCTCCGCCACCGCCGGCCAGGCACGGGTCGCCGGCCACGATCTGGTCCGCGAGGCGGATGCCGTACGCGCCGCGATCGGCGTCACCGGCCAGTTCTCGGCGGTGGACAACCTGCTCACCGCCCGGGAGAACCTGCTCCTGATGGCGGACCTGCACCATCTCGACCGGCGCGAAGGCCGACGGCGCGCCACCGAGCTCCTGCGCCGCTTCGAACTGACCGAGGCCGCCACCAAGCCCGTCGTCACCTTCTCGGGCGGTATGCGCCGCAAGCTCGACCTCGCGATGACCCTGGTCGGGAATCCGCGCATCATCTTCCTCGACGAGCCGACCACCGGCCTCGATCCCCGCAGTCGTCGCACCATGTGGGAGATCATCCGCAGCCTGGTCGCCGAAGACGGCGTCACCATCTTCCTGACCACGCAGTATCTGGACGAAGCCGATCAACTCGCCGACCGTATCGCCGTCCTGGACCATGGAAAGCTGGTCGCCGAAGGCACCGCGGACGAGCTGAAGCGACGGATCCCCGGCGGCCATATCCGCCTCCGGTTCGCCGAGGGGTCCCAACTGGACTCGGCCGCCGCCCTCTTCGGCGCCACCGCACACGACAGCGAAGCGCTCACCCTGCACGTCCCCGGCGACGGCAGCATCCCCGCCCTGCGCGCCGTGCTCGACGCCCTGGACCATGCGTCGATCCGCGCCGAAGAACTGACGGTGCACACCCCCGATCTCGACGATGTCTTCCTCACCCTCACCGGCCGCGACCGGTCCGCCAGCGAGGTCAACTCCCCTAAGGAGAGCGTCCGATGA
- a CDS encoding protein kinase domain-containing protein translates to MEHRMLGQRYELVEQLGNGGMGTVYRAVDHRLRRTVAVKTLSAELAMQPEFLTRFQREAHAAAALNHPGVATVHDVGEDAGGGAAEPYLVMEYVAGRTLSQVLRDGPLAVAQAVDITGQVLAALEHSHRHAIVHRDIKPANVMLTASGQAKVVDFGIAKALSEVATRLTGTGVAVGTPAYLAPEQINGGETDHRTDLYAVGCLLYELLTGRPPYTGDSPFSVMHQHLAAEPVPPSRLRPELPPAVDAVIARALHKRREDRFTDAAAMQTALTAASHSGPAPHSGPAPDSALAAHSGPAPQPVPAPHAAPAPGGVTSPAPSRNPAPTPTAFDPAAADPVPAVAPAAPVGSAPAPRPTRRRPARVVFRPTAEGAVALLGCMLSLVISRTDMIEVGQFSRVALLAAVAGSVLLLWSARLACAVAWGPVAEAVAVWSELARANIGWETHFVIIALVLGVVGALCFAAGYKDEHTGGFALIAFWFTSLAALWFFLDDLRKIGVFYVLLLAVTLAIGAQVLKTRTRTTSGGGGAARRSGAETPGGAIPTGAPAAPAPAAAVSGGRRGRQSAG, encoded by the coding sequence GTGGAACACAGGATGTTGGGGCAGCGGTACGAGCTCGTGGAGCAGCTCGGGAACGGCGGGATGGGGACGGTGTACCGGGCCGTCGACCACCGGCTGCGCCGCACCGTCGCCGTCAAGACCCTCTCCGCCGAGTTGGCGATGCAGCCCGAGTTCCTCACCCGCTTCCAGCGGGAGGCGCATGCCGCCGCCGCGCTCAACCACCCCGGTGTGGCCACCGTTCATGATGTCGGTGAGGACGCCGGCGGGGGTGCGGCCGAGCCCTATCTGGTCATGGAGTACGTGGCGGGCCGGACCCTCAGCCAGGTGCTGAGGGACGGCCCGCTGGCGGTGGCACAGGCCGTCGACATCACCGGCCAGGTACTTGCGGCGCTGGAACACAGCCACCGGCACGCCATCGTGCACCGGGACATCAAGCCCGCGAACGTCATGCTCACCGCTTCCGGCCAGGCCAAGGTCGTCGACTTCGGCATCGCCAAGGCGCTGAGCGAGGTGGCCACCCGGCTCACCGGGACCGGCGTGGCGGTCGGCACCCCCGCCTACCTCGCCCCCGAGCAGATCAACGGGGGCGAGACCGACCACCGCACCGATCTGTACGCCGTGGGCTGTCTCCTGTACGAGCTGCTGACCGGGCGTCCCCCGTACACCGGCGACTCACCGTTCTCCGTCATGCATCAGCATCTGGCCGCAGAACCGGTGCCACCCTCCCGTCTCCGCCCCGAACTCCCGCCCGCCGTGGACGCCGTGATAGCCCGAGCGCTGCACAAACGCCGGGAGGACCGCTTCACAGATGCCGCAGCCATGCAGACGGCCCTCACGGCGGCGTCCCACTCCGGACCTGCGCCCCACTCCGGACCTGCGCCCGACTCCGCACTGGCGGCCCACTCCGGACCGGCACCTCAGCCTGTACCTGCGCCCCACGCCGCACCGGCGCCCGGTGGCGTCACCAGCCCGGCGCCCAGCCGCAACCCTGCCCCCACCCCCACCGCGTTCGACCCCGCCGCCGCGGACCCCGTCCCGGCGGTGGCACCGGCCGCGCCCGTCGGGAGTGCACCGGCGCCGCGGCCCACCCGCCGGAGACCGGCGCGCGTGGTCTTCCGGCCGACGGCCGAAGGCGCGGTCGCGCTGCTCGGCTGCATGCTGTCCCTGGTGATATCCCGGACCGACATGATCGAGGTCGGCCAGTTCTCCCGGGTCGCGCTGCTCGCCGCCGTCGCCGGATCGGTGCTGCTGCTGTGGTCGGCGCGGCTCGCCTGTGCGGTTGCCTGGGGCCCGGTGGCGGAGGCCGTGGCCGTCTGGTCCGAGCTGGCACGCGCCAATATCGGCTGGGAAACCCACTTCGTCATCATCGCCCTGGTCCTGGGCGTCGTCGGCGCACTCTGCTTCGCCGCCGGCTACAAGGACGAGCACACCGGCGGCTTCGCGCTCATCGCCTTCTGGTTCACGTCCCTGGCAGCCCTCTGGTTCTTCCTCGACGACCTTCGCAAGATCGGCGTCTTCTACGTCCTCCTGCTGGCCGTCACGCTCGCCATCGGCGCCCAGGTCCTCAAGACACGCACCCGGACGACGTCGGGGGGCGGTGGCGCGGCACGGAGGTCCGGTGCGGAGACGCCCGGGGGAGCGATACCCACGGGCGCCCCGGCCGCCCCCGCGCCGGCCGCAGCGGTCTCCGGCGGCCGGCGCGGAAGGCAGTCGGCCGGATAA